The Bos indicus x Bos taurus breed Angus x Brahman F1 hybrid chromosome 13, Bos_hybrid_MaternalHap_v2.0, whole genome shotgun sequence genome includes a region encoding these proteins:
- the LOC113903412 gene encoding dihydrodiol dehydrogenase 3-like isoform X3, with product MDPKSQRVKLNDGHFIPVLGFGTYAPPEVAKKEALEFTPFAIEVGFRHIDCAHAYQNEEEIGQVIRSKIADGTVKREDIFCTSKLWLTSLRPELVRPALEKSLKNLQLDYVDLYIMHYPMALKPGEELFPKDENGKLIFDSVDFCRTWEALEKCKDAGLAKSIGVSNFNHKQLERILNKPGLKYKPVCNQVECHPYLNQSKLLDFCKSHEIVLVAYAGLGSQRVKEWVNQNHPVLLEDPVLSAISQKHKKTAALVALRYQIQRGVVVLAKGNNKKWIKENMQVFDFELTPEDMKAIDGLNRNIRYYELHLGVSHPEFPFSEEY from the exons ATGGATCCCAAAAGCCAGAGAGTGAAACTTAATGACGGCCACTTCATTCCTGTCCTGGGGTTTGGAACCTATGCACCTCCAGAG GTTGCTAAGAAGGAAGCTCTGGAATTCACCCCATTCGCTATAGAGGTTGGGTTCCGCCATATTGACTGTGCTCATGCCTACCAAAATGAAGAGGAGATTGGCCAGGTCATTCGAAGCAAGATTGCAGATGGCACTGTGAAGAGAGAAGACATATTCTGCACTTCAAAG CTTTGGTTGACTTCCCTTCGACCAGAGTTGGTCCGACCAGCCTTGGAAAAGTCACTGAAAAATCTTCAACTGGACTATGTCGATCTCTATATTATGCATTATCCAATGGCTCTGAAG CCAGGGGAGGAATTATTTCCaaaagatgaaaatggaaaactGATATTTGACTCAGTGGATTTCTGTCGCACGTGGGAG gccctggagaAGTGTAAGGATGCAGGGCTGGCCAAGTCCATCGGGGTGTCCAACTTCAACCACAAACAGCTGGAGAGGATCCTGAACAAGCCAGGGCTAAAGTATAAGCCTGTCTGCAACCAG GTGGAATGTCACCCTTATCTCAACCAGAGCAAACTGTTGGATTTCTGCAAGTCACATGAAATTGTTCTTGTTGCCTATGCTGGTCTGGGATCCCAACGAGTAAAAGAATG GGTGAACCAGAACCACCCCGTTCTCCTGGAGGACCCGGTTCTCTCTGCCATTTCCCAAAAGCACAAGAAAACGGCAGCTCTGGTTGCCCTTCGCTACCAGATACAACGTGGGGTTGTGGTTCTGGCCAAGGGCAACAACAAGAAGTGGATCAAAGAGAACATGCAG gTGTTTGACTTTGAACTGACTCCAGAAGACATGAAAGCAATCGATGGCCTCAACAGAAATATAAGATATTACGAACTTCACCT tgGTGTCAGTCATCCTGAGTTTCCATTCTCTGAAGAATATTGA
- the LOC113903412 gene encoding dihydrodiol dehydrogenase 3-like isoform X1 produces MSEKDLGCQALSSCATLGGSHCSINQARTMPYERGENIQSSLCIRVAKKEALEFTPFAIEVGFRHIDCAHAYQNEEEIGQVIRSKIADGTVKREDIFCTSKLWLTSLRPELVRPALEKSLKNLQLDYVDLYIMHYPMALKIWWCFLWPGEELFPKDENGKLIFDSVDFCRTWEALEKCKDAGLAKSIGVSNFNHKQLERILNKPGLKYKPVCNQVECHPYLNQSKLLDFCKSHEIVLVAYAGLGSQRVKEWVNQNHPVLLEDPVLSAISQKHKKTAALVALRYQIQRGVVVLAKGNNKKWIKENMQVFDFELTPEDMKAIDGLNRNIRYYELHLGVSHPEFPFSEEY; encoded by the exons ATGAGTGAAAAGGACTTGGGTTGTCAAGCACTGAGCTCCTGTGCAACTCTGGGAGGATCACATTGTTCCATTAACCAGGCCAGAACCATGCCCtatgaaagaggagaaaacattCAGTCTTCACTCTGCATCAGG GTTGCTAAGAAGGAAGCTCTGGAATTCACCCCATTCGCTATAGAGGTTGGGTTCCGCCATATTGACTGTGCTCATGCCTACCAAAATGAAGAGGAGATTGGCCAGGTCATTCGAAGCAAGATTGCAGATGGCACTGTGAAGAGAGAAGACATATTCTGCACTTCAAAG CTTTGGTTGACTTCCCTTCGACCAGAGTTGGTCCGACCAGCCTTGGAAAAGTCACTGAAAAATCTTCAACTGGACTATGTCGATCTCTATATTATGCATTATCCAATGGCTCTGAAG ATTTGGTGGTGCTTCCTCTGG CCAGGGGAGGAATTATTTCCaaaagatgaaaatggaaaactGATATTTGACTCAGTGGATTTCTGTCGCACGTGGGAG gccctggagaAGTGTAAGGATGCAGGGCTGGCCAAGTCCATCGGGGTGTCCAACTTCAACCACAAACAGCTGGAGAGGATCCTGAACAAGCCAGGGCTAAAGTATAAGCCTGTCTGCAACCAG GTGGAATGTCACCCTTATCTCAACCAGAGCAAACTGTTGGATTTCTGCAAGTCACATGAAATTGTTCTTGTTGCCTATGCTGGTCTGGGATCCCAACGAGTAAAAGAATG GGTGAACCAGAACCACCCCGTTCTCCTGGAGGACCCGGTTCTCTCTGCCATTTCCCAAAAGCACAAGAAAACGGCAGCTCTGGTTGCCCTTCGCTACCAGATACAACGTGGGGTTGTGGTTCTGGCCAAGGGCAACAACAAGAAGTGGATCAAAGAGAACATGCAG gTGTTTGACTTTGAACTGACTCCAGAAGACATGAAAGCAATCGATGGCCTCAACAGAAATATAAGATATTACGAACTTCACCT tgGTGTCAGTCATCCTGAGTTTCCATTCTCTGAAGAATATTGA
- the LOC113903412 gene encoding dihydrodiol dehydrogenase 3-like isoform X2, with protein sequence MSEKDLGCQALSSCATLGGSHCSINQARTMPYERGENIQSSLCIRVAKKEALEFTPFAIEVGFRHIDCAHAYQNEEEIGQVIRSKIADGTVKREDIFCTSKLWLTSLRPELVRPALEKSLKNLQLDYVDLYIMHYPMALKPGEELFPKDENGKLIFDSVDFCRTWEALEKCKDAGLAKSIGVSNFNHKQLERILNKPGLKYKPVCNQVECHPYLNQSKLLDFCKSHEIVLVAYAGLGSQRVKEWVNQNHPVLLEDPVLSAISQKHKKTAALVALRYQIQRGVVVLAKGNNKKWIKENMQVFDFELTPEDMKAIDGLNRNIRYYELHLGVSHPEFPFSEEY encoded by the exons ATGAGTGAAAAGGACTTGGGTTGTCAAGCACTGAGCTCCTGTGCAACTCTGGGAGGATCACATTGTTCCATTAACCAGGCCAGAACCATGCCCtatgaaagaggagaaaacattCAGTCTTCACTCTGCATCAGG GTTGCTAAGAAGGAAGCTCTGGAATTCACCCCATTCGCTATAGAGGTTGGGTTCCGCCATATTGACTGTGCTCATGCCTACCAAAATGAAGAGGAGATTGGCCAGGTCATTCGAAGCAAGATTGCAGATGGCACTGTGAAGAGAGAAGACATATTCTGCACTTCAAAG CTTTGGTTGACTTCCCTTCGACCAGAGTTGGTCCGACCAGCCTTGGAAAAGTCACTGAAAAATCTTCAACTGGACTATGTCGATCTCTATATTATGCATTATCCAATGGCTCTGAAG CCAGGGGAGGAATTATTTCCaaaagatgaaaatggaaaactGATATTTGACTCAGTGGATTTCTGTCGCACGTGGGAG gccctggagaAGTGTAAGGATGCAGGGCTGGCCAAGTCCATCGGGGTGTCCAACTTCAACCACAAACAGCTGGAGAGGATCCTGAACAAGCCAGGGCTAAAGTATAAGCCTGTCTGCAACCAG GTGGAATGTCACCCTTATCTCAACCAGAGCAAACTGTTGGATTTCTGCAAGTCACATGAAATTGTTCTTGTTGCCTATGCTGGTCTGGGATCCCAACGAGTAAAAGAATG GGTGAACCAGAACCACCCCGTTCTCCTGGAGGACCCGGTTCTCTCTGCCATTTCCCAAAAGCACAAGAAAACGGCAGCTCTGGTTGCCCTTCGCTACCAGATACAACGTGGGGTTGTGGTTCTGGCCAAGGGCAACAACAAGAAGTGGATCAAAGAGAACATGCAG gTGTTTGACTTTGAACTGACTCCAGAAGACATGAAAGCAATCGATGGCCTCAACAGAAATATAAGATATTACGAACTTCACCT tgGTGTCAGTCATCCTGAGTTTCCATTCTCTGAAGAATATTGA